A stretch of Panthera tigris isolate Pti1 chromosome E2, P.tigris_Pti1_mat1.1, whole genome shotgun sequence DNA encodes these proteins:
- the ATMIN gene encoding ATM interactor isoform X2, translating to MVWIHSGDGIVNPTIRKDLKTVPKFYCCPIEGCPRGPDRPFSQFSLVKQHFMKMHAEKKHKCSKCSNSYGTEWDLKRHAEDCGKTFQCTCGCPYASRTALQSHIYRTGHEIPAEHRDPPSKKRKMENCLHSQKLSGKTTESLSSQPAPRPDTQELETSEIKLVTTFEDSCNSNAGKQTLTTPPRCPQKLLLPKPRVALVKLPVLQFSPTPVFVPTADSSAQPVVLGVDHQGSAPGAVHILPLSVGTLILGLDSEAGCLKESLPLSKIVNPVALEPVSTGVQVNLGKSLSNPLQELGNTCQKNGISSINVQTDLSYATQHFIPSSQWAGPDSSVSSCSQTDLTFGSQVSLPISVHTQTFLPGSKVTSSIAAQTDTSADACYQPGGISRETQTSGMQSLTDGRVQMDQAVMCGDIFESVHSSYGVSTDNIISSSLVAGTVTHGLLPQNHPKTLNQDIEKSAPIINFGAQHSMLPSQNMTDNQTQTMDLLSDLENILSSNLPGQTLDSRSLLSDPNTGPDTQLPSGPAQNPAIDFDIEEFFSASNIQTQTEESELNTMTTEPVLESLDIETQTDFFLADTSAQSYSCRGNSNFLGLEMFDTQTQTDLNFFLDSSPHLPLGSILKHSSFSMSTDSSDTETQTEGMSAAKSIPAVESKVQLNSTETQTMNSGFETLGSLFFTSNETQTAMDDFLLADLAWNTMESQFSSVETQTCAEPHTVSNF from the exons GATGGCATAGTAAATCCAACAAtaagaaaagatttgaaaaccGTACCGAAATTCTACTGTTGTCCAATTGAAGGATGCCCCAGAGGCCCTGACAGaccattttctcaattttctctcGTAAAACAG CACTTTATGAAAATGCACGCCGAAAAGAAGCATAAGTGTAGTAAGTGCAGCAACTCCTACGGCACCGAGTGGGACTTGAAAAGGCACGCCGAGGATTGTGGCAAGACCTTCCAGTGCACGTGCGGCTGCCCCTACGCCAGCAGGACCGCCTTACAGTCCCACATCTACCGAACTGGCCACGAGATCCCTGCAGAGCACAG GGACCCACctagtaagaaaaggaaaatggaaaactgcCTGCACAGCCAGAAGCTGTCCGGTAAGACCACCGAGTCACTGAGCAGTCAGCCAGCTCCAAGACCAGACACTCAAGAACTAGAAACTTCAGAAATAAAACTAGTCACTACTTTTGAAGACTCTTGCAACTCTAATGCCGGAAAGCAGACTCTTACGACACCTCCAAGATGCCCTCAGAAGTTGCTTTTACCCAAGCCCAGAGTGGCTCTGGTGAAACTTCCTGTTCTGCAGTTTTCTCCCACGCCTGTCTTTGTGCCTACAGCCGACTCCTCGGCTCAGCCCGTGGTGTTGGGCGTGGATCATCAGGGTTCCGCCCCGGGCGCTGTGCACATACTGCCCTTGTCGGTGGGAACCCTGATCCTCGGCCTAGATTCAGAGGCTGGCTGTCTCAAGGAgagtctccctctttcaaaaatcgTGAATCCTGTTGCTCTGGAGCCAGTTAGTACAGGTGTTCAGGTGAACTTGGGTAAGAGCCTGTCTAATCCTTTACAAGAACTAGGAAACACATGTCAGAAGAATGGCATTTCTTCAATCAACGTGCAGACGGACCTGTCTTACGCCACACAGCACTTCATACCTTCCTCCCAGTGGGCCGGCCCCGATTCCTCCGTATCTTCCTGTTCTCAAACGGATTTGACGTTTGGTTCCCAAGTCTCCCTTCCCATTAGTGTTCACACTCAGACATTCTTACCCGGTTCTAAGGTAACCTCTTCCATAGCCGCTCAGACTGACACGTCCGCAGATGCCTGTTACCAGCCAGGCGGGATCTCCAGAGAAACCCAGACCAGCGGGATGCAGAGTCTGACAGATGGCCGAGTCCAGATGGACCAAGCTGTAATGTGTGGAGACATTTTTGAGAGCGTCCATTCATCCTACGGTGTTTCCACAGACAATATCATAAGCAGCAGCCTAGTAGCAGGGACTGTCACTCATGGTTTGTTACCTCAGAACCACCCTAAGACTTTAAATCAAGATATTGAGAAATCTGCACCGATTATAAACTTCGGCGCACAGCACAGTATGCTTCCTTCACAGAACATGACGGATAATCAGACCCAGACGATGGATTTATTAAGTGATTTAGAAAACATCTTGTCAAGTAACCTGCCTGGTCAGACACTGGACAGTCGTAGTCTTTTGTCTGACCCGAATACTGGACCTGACACCCAGCTCCCATCTGGCCCAGCCCAGAATCCCGCAATCGATTTTGATATCGAGGAGTTCTTTTCCGCCTCAAATATCCAAACTCAAACTGAAGAGAGTGAGCTTAACACCATGACCACTGAGCCAGTCTTGGAATCTCTGGACATAGAGACCCAAACTGACTTCTTCCTTGCGGACACCTCTGCCCAGTCCTATAGCTGTAGGGGAAATTCGAACTTCTTAGGCCTCGAAATGTTTGACACGCAGACACAGACAGACCTAAACTTCTTCTTAGACAGTAGCCCCCATCTGCCTCTGGGAAGTATTCTGAAACACTCCAGCTTTTCCATGAGTACGGATTCGTCTGACACAGAGACCCAGACCGAAGGAATGTCCGCTGCTAAAAGCATCCCTGCCGTAGAGAGTAAAGTTCAGTTGAACAGCACAGAAACACAGACCATGAATTCTGGCTTTGAGACCCTGGGCAGTTTGTTCTTCACCAGCAACGAAACGCAGACCGCAATGGACGACTTTCTTCTGGCCGATTTGGCCTGGAACACAATGGAATCTCAGTTCAGCTCTGTAGAAACCCAGACGTGTGCGGAACCACACACGGTCTCCAACTTCTAA